gggatcatgccctgagccaaaggcagatgctcaaccactgagccatccaggtgcccctatatatattttatttaatttcaatttgccaacatataatataacttCCAGtactcatctcatcatgtgccctcctcaatgcccatcacccagttaccctatcctcccacccacctcccttttccactcatcctttgatggacattcgggctgcttctaccttttggctgttttttttttttttttaattgttgttgttggttttgtttttaagatttatttatttgagacagagagagagcgagcatgtatgtgagcaggaggaggagcagagggagagggagagagagaatcccaagctggtTCCGTGCCCAGCAgtgccctatgtgggactcgatcccaagaccctgagagatcacaacctgagacaaaatcaagagttggacactcaactgattgatccacccaggtgccctggctattgttaataatgctgctatgcacatgggtgtgcaaatatttctttgagaatCTGGTTTCAATTcttctagatatatacccagaagtgggattgctaaatcatatggtagctctatttttttttttttttgagaagccaCCATAATATTTAGTGGCTTTAACTACCATGTGTATGCACCTACCTTCCAAATCTATTTTCCCTGCCCCTATagcagattttaaataaattcttatttaaaagactatgctgggatccctgggtggcgcagcggtttggcgcctgcctttggcccagggcgcgatcctggagaccccggatcgaatcccacgtcaggctcccggtgcatggagcctgcttctccctctgcctgtgtctctgcctctctctctctctctctctcactgtgtgcctatcataaataaataaaaaattaaaaaaaaaataaaagactatgcTTTTTGAATTCTGATTATATCCAACAAATAACTCCTAGGAGAGCTAAAATCCAATATTTTTTCTACTGATTACTGTGTAATTCAGGATGAATCACTATTGTAAAGTTAATGGTTGGTGTCTTGCAATATACATATCTGTTTGTTTATGATATCTATCACTGCTTTGTATATACTAAGTAGTAAGAATCTGGTTAATTAAATAATCTCAAATATTAATCAAACTGAAGGTATCAGTGGCTCACCATTAAAACGCTTGCATAATAtcttatttctaaatgaaaaatcaaggaaaaaacaggagaaaacatGGGAATTAAAATGTGATTATTATCCTTCTACACATATTTTAGGATAAACACAAATATGTGGGATATATACTGGATGAACTTTATTCTGACCTCAGTAAATAAGAATCTACCAATAgcatttttggaaaagtttagcAAATAGCAAATTTGTGatatcactgaaaagaaaaagattttaaaaaaccaccCATTGTTGGAGGATATGGACACTCATCGTTATTATTTATGAGATGATAGCAAGAACACTGAGCAacacttaaaataatattctgaaatcAGCCTGAAACTAAAATTAGGCCCagatttataatggaaaaaatccTACCCAACACCAAGGTGATTGAGGGCACAAAATTTTATTGTTGCTtaagtcaaatgttttctcttccctTACTAAATACAGCTTTAAAACTTGCATTAACTTTCGCCAATTCAGAACCCTGGGAAAATACGtcacttttttttataagaaaaggaagaaggaacaaTTATCAacaatgtaaaatgtattatCATTATCAACAATGTAAAAGGAATGCAGAGTGGCAACAGCTCAGACTGGATCTGGTGGACTATGAACACTGGGATCACTAAGGAATCACAGAGCTATGAAATGACAAAATACTGAGTGAAATGCCTGAACCTCATTCCAAggttcagctttttaaaaaaaggttatttatttatttgagagagagagagagagagtgcatgcacatgagagagagagagagggggtcagaggcagagggagaagctgactcctcactgagcagggagccctataggGTCCCagaacctggagacccggagatcatgacctgagcttcatggacggagccacccaggttctcttCTCATATGTCTTAATCTTCAAAATTATACTGAAATATTAGTGCTCCCCTAACTAGATGAAATCTCTATCTCCAAATCTCCACGgtgctgtttttctctcttttagcaCCTCCAGTTCTACATGTTCCAATTAACTGTCTTAACACACCAGTTGCTATAATCTCCAAGAGGACAGAAATTGCCCTTTATTTTTAGTGTACTTCTATACTTAACCAGAGTAGGTGAATATTGGATGATTTAAATCTTGTCTATTTCTGGGGTGTCAACTATCACTTTCATAAATAAGTCTTCTAAATCTGTACTCACTGCCCTGAGTAACAAATCTGCTTGGTATTTCCACTTGGATAAACCTTCAGGTGTCTTAAactcaatatattaaaatctgAATTCATCTTCTTTAGTAACCCACAtgagagattttaattttaatttctgattcttCCCTTTACCGCACTGCAACCAGGCAGCTGCCTTGAAGTGTATTTGTTTTCAAACACCTTTCAGCATCTCCAGTTATGTTAGTTTCCATGTTCACAGCCACTGTTATGTTCTAAATCAGTCCAATCTCTTTATGTCtatacaactgaaaaaaaaaaaaaaaaagtcttcctgccaccaaattttcttctctttgaaattCTAACGTACCACTGCTAGGTCTATCCTCTTTAAGATTGTTTTAATTATGtcacttttctctttaaaagccTCCAATGGCATATTACTATTAGTCCAAAGTTTGAAATGCCTCCTTCCTCACCCCTTGTGCTTATAGAAATTCTACTAGTTCTTCAAGGGATAGCTCAAATTGCCATGCCTATGTTAATAACAGGGATTCACCTTCCAGCCAGAATTATCTTCTCTATCTGCTGCTACTCTATAGTTCATAGGTAGTTCATCATCCAGATAGCACTGATCACATACCACCTAATACATTTGTGTCTATTATGTCCCCTACTACATGGTAAATTCCTTGAGATTAAGGGTCATATTTAAACAATTTGTATTTCACACAGCTTTCAGCTTGATTCCTGCTGACTCACAGATTCTAAAAACCACAACTTTTAAGTGGAGAGCAACTATCCATGGTGCAGTATTAAGCAAATGTTAAAAGCACATTTTCAACATCTGCCTTTAAAAAGGCAAGCATGTATACTATGAAATCATAGCCATGAGGACTACCTGAACGTAATGAGGAAATATATTAATCCAGGCTTTGAGCAAACTACACTTTGAAGATCATCATACCTACTCCTTAAGAGACTTACCTTGGGGCTGCACAGGAAATTAAAAGAATGCCTTGAGAGGTGCCTGgtttgctcagtcagttaagcctttgaCTTCGGACTTCAGCTCCTGTCAtgagatcatgatttcagggttgtgggactagCTGGacctggagcctacttaagattctctctctccctctgccccttcccccgccccttccaaaaaggggggaaaaaaaaaaacaaccaaaaacaccaaaaatgaaTGTCTTGCATAGAAAGTATGCCTGAGTTTATCTATGTGTTGAACAAAGCTAAGTAAACAATTTCTCTAAGTTGGAGTCAAGGATGACATTTTTGCTAGTATGGTCAGATGTTCCCTAAAAATCTCTAACTCCCCCTCCCCTTTAAAAAAGTCCACAGTTACTTTCCCAACTCCAATTGTTTATAGCTAATGGTTCTCAGATACTGTTACATAGGGTGTGTTGCATTCTCTACATAAATTCTTTTCACATTCAGAAAAAAAGCTAATGTAACagatcaaaaatttttttaagcttaagAGAAAAAATGCTGGCTAACCCAGTGCAAAAAATTCATTCATATGGGAAAGTCTGGTAAAAAGAAGTAGGGTCATATTTAGCACGACATTGGCTATTTGTGATCTATCCCACAGAACtgctttattttgtaattaaatataGAAGGGTCTTAATACAGCTTGATGCTTtaaaattcatacttttaaaataaaataaagacatttttatttggttCACGATAAGTTTGTTTTATGAAGGACTCAAAAACAGGTTTTCCTAAATGAAATGGTTTTCCCCTTCTGTATTTTTAGAATGGCTTGCTCTTTGTTACACCTTTTAAAGGTACAGGGCCATTATGTAAGTACAgttatattatgtatatagaGAGTGAACCTTAGGAAAATGTAAAGTGACCACTCTGatataataaaggaataaaataaaaacagcaatgCTCACAATTGTGTTGAATCTCAATGTTTTAGTTTGCCTCTAAGTTCTCTGATGTCATCTATTTTAATGAAGCAAGGAGTAGCTACAGTAAACTTACTTCctaggacatctgggtggttcagtggttgagcactcagtggttgagcactgccttaggctcagggcatgatcctgggtggagcccttgcatcaggctccccatggggagcctgcttctccctctgcctgtgtctctgcctctctctctgtgtctctcatgaataaataaataaaatcttaaaaaaaacttacttccTGTACATTCCAATCTCTTTTTATTCCATGGTAGCAAAGAAATACATATGTGAAATACTGGTCAtactgatccaaaatcaagagttttctGGCCACTGACATATCTTCATATTAATTTAGGGAATATTTAGTGAGAATTATGAGCATGGACAACATACACAGTACTGTGGAAGTACTATGGGATTTATAAAAAACATGTTATGTATGCTTGCTATTACATTGTCTCTGCCCAATGTTATTTACACTCTTAAagacacataaaatataaaaaactgaaaGCCAAAGTACTCAACCTCATAAGACCCATCACAAGTGTCAAGTGTGGGAAAACCACAATTTGGAGGAAGGTAGACAGGATAAATTACTGTGGGATTAGAAGAGATTGACTTGAGCTAGATATTGAATTATGATGGACTTAAGAGAGCACAGAGCACAAATCAGCCATGGGCATGATTTATGAAAAACATAGGAGTTACATTGGAGAATTTCTGGTGGGGGTAGTGGGAGAAAGGATTAGAAAGTCAAGCAGGAGGGGCACTTGAATGGCtctgttaaatgtctgtcttaggctcaggtcctggaatcgagccctgcattgggttccccactcaactgggagtctgcttctccctcttcctctgcacttcCCCCTGACTCATGcgtgctctgtctcaaataaataaataaaatcttaaaaaaaaaaataaaagtcaagttGGAGCCAGAGTACAAAACTGATAGCAGCCCTAGAAGTCTGGGCTTCATTCTGAGCAACAGTGGTTCTGGGATTCCAGTGTACATGATAATCACCTGGGGGACACTGCTGAGTCAGTGGATTCTAAGTCCTGAGATTCTAACAGTACATTTGGGATGGTCCTAAAAAACTGCATTTTGTTAAAGTATTAGGCTCCAGGTGATTCCTGGCCCACTGGAACACTTTGAGACACTCTGGCCCAAGGATGAAAAACTAAATCTTTTTCTACTTCTactaagcctttttttttttttttttaagattttgtttatttatttatttatttattctttatttatttatttatttatttatttatttatttatttatttattatttatgagagacacaaagagagaggcagagacacagacagagggagaagcaggctccctgcggggaacctgatgtgggactggatcccaggaccccagggtcacgacctgagctgaaggcagacgctcaactgctgagccacccagccgtcccacCTCTACTAAGtcttataataaaatttaccCCAATTTTCTAGAAGCTTGAAAATACCTAACTGCTAGGCCTAGAGGTCTTTGTGTCTCTTTAGTCTTTGTGTTACTCAATTTTTCTTCAGTATGTGGCACTCACTTTGTCACTATTTACACCTTGAAAATTATCTTCTGTTAATACTGTATTTTTGGGTTCTCTCTGCATTTCTGATCTCTATAGTGTCCTCTAGACTCTCATTTATTTgctcttcctttgtgttttccCAAGATTCTGACTTTAGATCTCTTTACAGTTCTCCCTGATTTCATTCACTCCTAAGGACTATGGAGAACTTTTGTTCCAACTTCAGTTTAGACTCTGACGTGTAGTTAAAAGGTTATAAAGGTTTCTGAACGGTAATataacaccgtatgttaactatCCTGGAGTTaaacaacttaattaaaaaaaagtttctgaactGTGGAATATCATGGAGAAAAGAATGTTCTAGAGTCATTACCTTGGAGATTTTCTGCAAAAAAAGGACTAGAGGCAGGAGaaataggagaaaggaagaataattaggagactatcaaacatttaaagtcATCACCATGGTGTGGCTTCGGAGTCAAAGTGTTATTTTTCTATACCTCTTCCCTTTCAGGAACTAgtatttcaataaattaatagataaggcatctaatttttttaaacctcagtaAGTTTGGGAATGATTAAACTTACTAATGAATAcatctaagattttatttatttatgtgtgtgagagagagagagagcgagtgagcgcATGTGagcagaaggaagcagaggagagaatctcaagcagactccatgctgtgcAGGTAGCCTGactgaggcttgatctcatgaccatgagacaatgacctgagcccaaaccaacaGTGAGACGTTttactcactgagccacccaagtgtcctaaCTACCTTTAAATGTAACAAGTCAGGCCCTCTACAATATTAACCATGGATAACAAAAATAGGACATGTCACTGTCTTAAAACACCACTGTAAATTCTTATTCTCTAAAACAAGTGACATAGAACTCTCCAGTATTTGATCCTTATATTTGATAAGTTGAGTTCTTTCATTATGGAGTCAATAAATCATCATTAATACAGATATGATTCATTAATGGTAGGCCCTTTTTTACTTGAACtaatgaaggaatgaatgtttGATTTTACTTTGCATGAATACATTGAAGGTATTAAGGCCACATTCATTGTGTCTTATGTACAGTATTTTCTATACTTGAATCCATGTAGTTTCTAAATGGGCAGATAAAGTAATACTTTGAAATGAGATTCTAATTGAGACATTCTAGAATCTTAGAAAAACAGAGGCAGAAGGTACATAAATTAGGTGCAACGCTACTGCCACCTAATTTTGTAAGTAAACCAATGTATTGGGTGTTCTTTCTCAAGTGATCCACACTGGGAGATCCTACACCTTTACCAAGATGAATTTTAGTTTTGACAATTCTCACTACAGGAAAAGTGGAAAAATGGGCATTATTCCTCCCtattgtgtgatcttgggaaaacTGTTTAAGCACTGTCTTACTTTCCATAGGACTATCCTCTTATACTAGGAAAACAAAAGGAGGGGTCTAATGAAGTTTCTTTGAGCACCTTGGGCCTGAAGAGCTCTAGAAAGCCAAGGTATAGTTATTTTCATATCCACTATTTCTCCTGCCTCTTGTTCTATCCTCTTTGGAAATGAAAGTTGGCCATCATTTTTGCTTAATAACCCTTCATGCAGTTGACATTGCTGTTCTCCATAAGTACCtcaagcaaaattttaaaaaattgcctgaACTATAAAACAGCAATCTAGGGCTATGAGTCAGCATTTCACCTACAcacaaaatcaaaatgatttaaaataggTAACACATAATCTTTTCAAAAGACATATATACCTCCTTGGAGCTTTGAGAAAATTGGAGTTTGAAAGTTTATGAATAGTTTATTACATTTCAATAAGTGTATCATGAATCAATAAAGCAAAAGTTAAGGACAATGAGCTCATTACCAAGCCAGTTATTGATTCTCAAGTTCCAAAATAGAATAGTACAGGAAGGATATGGAGTAATAGGATTTTTGTGATAACAAAAATTTAAGTATCTTAGGAAGACAGACCTAAAGAAATTATGACACAAAGGAATTTTCAGCAGTTACTTAAGATGtttattcaaattaatttcttcatcttttggtAATTAGACATCTTATTTGGTGTTtactctttaaaatatcttttcaaataaagtcaGAGGAGTTTGCAAAAAGTgagtattattttattgattcacatattctttcaatttcttataTATCTTCCTCTCTTGACtgtaaaaaaaatctaccttatTAGCTATCTATCATGTATCACCATTTTCATCAGCTCATGCTgttctaacaaaataccatagactgagtggtttgaacaacagaaatttattttcccacagttctggaggctacaagttcaagatcaaggtgtcaacatGGTCAATTTTTGATAAGGGTTCTCTTGCTAGTATGCAGGTAGCGCCCTTCTCACTGCATCCTCATGTGGTGGAGTGGAGAGAGCAAACAAGCTCTTTGGTGACTCTTCTTTTGAAGACTCTAATCTCATCATGAGGGACCCACACTTATGATCTCATTAactctaattacctcccaaaaccccatctccaaataccatcaagTTGggggacttcaacatatgaacagGGGCAGGGCACAAACATTAACtcacaaaaaaaaacactagctTGCAATCAGCAGGGAAATAACATAGAAAAGAACAAGTCAGCTTGTTTCCAAGTAATTCCTGTAGAAAgctcccccttttcttttttatagtaatCTCATTAAGTAAGAAAGGACTTTCTAAAAAGCTTATGAACATTAATTTCACAAAGcagtaacttttaaaaaccaaagacagaaaatgagacatacatcatttgggaaaaaactgagaaacagagtATTAATTAACCAATTGGCAtattaaaggaaaacaatttttaattctCATACCTTGTTCTTGTATCAACTAAAGattcttaaaatgatttaaagCACTTGGATGTCCTTGGAAAGTAAATATAATGCACAATAACATTTCTACATTACATTTTCACAGATACTATTAAAAGGAATAGTAAATcgcatttttttaaatcacattgttttcattcaaaatatggaaaactgaaatagtaaaacaaaactgacaaaactaTAATCAGTTTGTGTGGGATTTTACctaattttaatacaaatagttatttttattacatgCTTCATACGTTTGAGGGtctaagaattattttccttgattGCACAAAACTGTTCatgcaaaatacttaaaatacagCTCTCTTAGAACATTTCCACAATGACTATCAAGTGaatagaaagtatttttcaagttttcaagtGGAAGTGTAGGGGAGAGCAGAATGAAAGGTGACGGAGACCCAGAGTTTGGTGATTTGGCAAGGCAAGGTCATCCAATTAGCAGGTTGCAGAGGGATGGATGGGATCCAGGATTTTCTTGTCTAAAAATGCCGCAGATTAGTGTATTCAAGAAGAGGAAGAACATCTAATTTTGTTGAGATCATTTTATACCAGAAAACAACTGAGAAactaacttttaatttttcaaaactcaaTTAGGTGTGTGTATGGTCCATTGGTGTCCAGCTTTAACACTTGCCTGTTCCCATAAGTACCATGTTCCACTACAACCCCGGCTTCAGCACACTTGCTATTGGCAGCTAATTCTTTTTCACATAGAGTCACAAATTGGGAATAAAGTTCTAAGCCTTCTTCTTTTCCAGAGTTAGAGTGATACtgcatatttcttccttttactctCCCCCCAAGGGTGGCTTGAGGGATGATAAGAACATTGCCAGGTAGATCCAATATAGACACGTGCTTGCCATTTTCTGCTTCACTTAACTTCACGTTTAATAGTGTATTAACTGggtggggaagaaagggaaacacCTTGAAGTGAGaaacaaacatgaagaaaaccaATAATCAGTCAGCAAATCTCCTGTTTAAAatcatttgctgaaaaaaaaaaaataaaataaaatcatttgctGGCTCATGCTTTTTACCTCAAATCTCTACTCAGATTTAAAGAACTGCTCCATTAAGCTAAATGATCTAAGCATGAATAAGGCAAATTTCATGCAAAAAATGGTATGATATTTTAAATCCAAATGGGCAGTCAAGATTTCCTAACAATAAATTCATGCAGAAAGGACTAAAAATTTATACTGAAACCTCAAAATATTGTTGCCCCCAGGGGGATACACAAAAAgattttgcctgtttctttttacattcCATAAGAAAATCTCATTGGAAAAAGGCTATGATGAATCCTATTCACACCAAATTCTACTTTACAACAAAGAATATTAAGTAGAAATCTTGTAGTAACTTAACTGCCTAGAATTATAAGCTGAGACAAAGGTTCTAGGTTTATTCTGATTACAACCAGATAGTTTTGTAGTTTCATAACCTCAAAGGCACTATTTAACACAGTCCAATCATTTGACAAATTGTAACCCATGGGAGAAAGGTAATCATCAGAAATTCACTGTTATAaccaaaaatgtaaatcaaaaggTATATTGGCATTATGTTCATATACACACAAGAAAACATGGTGTTATTTTATGGCATTTATGAAATTATACTCATAGCTAATGAGAACTGTCAAAAGCCATAAAtattggggtgcccgggtggctcagttggttaaatgtctgcctttggctcaggtcacgatcccaggggtcctggggttgagctctgtgtcaggctccctgctcagcagtttctccttctccctctgccccctcccagctcgtgcttgctctctctctcaaatgaataaataaaattattaaaaaaagctataaatatctatgtgtagctaaaaaaaatctcaatttagaaaaactttacattttcaaaacaataaacaaaagaaatataaatatatttaataatataaatataatataaatagcCTTAAGGTCTTCTTGACTCCATAAAGGGTATAAATAGCTTTTGCTTATAAAGAATATTCCTTAGGGgcctcagggtggctcagtcggttaagcatcccaacacctgattttggctcaggtcatgatctcaaggatgGTTGAGACTGAGTCCCTTGTCAGACTATATGCTCAGTGTGAAATaggcttgagagtctctctttccATGCTTGCagacacattctctctctcaaataaataaataaatctaaaaaaaaaaaaaaaagaatattccttaGAAGACAAATGGTAAAAGAAACTATATAAATCTCACACTCTTCCCCAGTAATCAGGCTTGAAAAGGTATACTTTCTAGTAGGGTGGTCAAAAGTTTCAAGTATCGGAGGACCTGTAGTAAATACCAGTAAGGATTCAGTATGGTTGTCCCACTCTACAAATCAGGGAATTAATCTGGTAGAAATCTGCCACGATGAATATCCAAATGAATTCCTAAGCTGTGCATTAAGCACTATCAATTTTCAactaatatctattttaaaatacctctaaattttttctattatgaataGGGCTTTGCTATATAGCTAGCAGTTGTTATTGATCGCTTCTAAGGAAACTGTAACTCTCCACAGCACTTCGTTTCTAGGGAAATCTCAATCCAGCTATCCAGGCCTCAGGCTAGTAACAGACTAAGTAGACAGTTTTGGAATAACAGGTGAGAAAGGTAAGTACAATTTATTATACTTCCACACACCTCCCTCTACTGGCTATAACTGAGAATTCAATTAATGTTATTAGTTTATATATATCACTATGtagaagtatataaaatacaaatgtcagTAAGTAGAGTTAAAACGACACAATGGATTAATGGCATGTTGGAAACTCAAAGATCTTAAGACAGGTTATCAATCAAGTATCTCTAATGATATTTATGGGAAGTTAAGCTTTGACAGGTCCCTGGATCTCAGTTCAATTATATTGAAGATGAATTGTGAGAGATTCTGCACATCTCTATGTTAGCCACGTTACCCCAGACTCTATGGATGTAACTGGTTATGTTCCCAAGGGGTACCTGATTTGATTAGAAAGATCTGAATCCATGTAGGAAGTATGAAATGGAGTTTAATATTATCCCATCACACTGGCTTACTTTGCCTCCTGGAAAAAGGGAAGTACAAGCTAACACTATCAATAACAGTGGGACTTTTTTGCTTATAACTCACACCAGCAGAATGAGTTAGAGTCACAAGACTGAGAATCATACCAAAGTTTGGTTTTAGACTGTTCACTAAAAGTTATGGTAGACCTCCTAATTCATCAGTCTTACTGCATGTTTTCAAAGTGAATTTAGACAAATAAATCCTGGAAGCACACAGGATTTATTTACTATAACACAAAATGTAGCTTGGATTTGATtggttcatttcattttattatgattCAGAGTCACTTAAAGTATGAAACAACTTTAGGAGTCAATCTTAAATCACAATGACAAAAATTCTCTTCCTGTTTTTGCATATTTCTAGTATACTTTTTATGGTCAATAAAGATTTAATTCAAGGCAAAATATTAACTTAGGAAAATGGACAGAATGTCCAATAACCAAGCAGTAGATCCTGGCAAATCATCCTCTGTAACAGGAGccctcatttcattttctctctttttttaatgtctatatcctgcatggggcttgaactcacgatcttgagatcaagagctgcatgctccattgactgagccaaccaggggccCCTCATCTTCTCTTTAACCCTGTAAAGTTCCCCATTATCTTCCAGATTCAAGTTTCAAACCATCAGTTATTGTTTTCCCATTCTCTCCTATTGTAGTCCTTTAGTCTAGTTTTCATCCTCCGACAAAGATGTCAAACATGTTTGAT
This Canis lupus familiaris isolate Mischka breed German Shepherd chromosome 8, alternate assembly UU_Cfam_GSD_1.0, whole genome shotgun sequence DNA region includes the following protein-coding sequences:
- the DTD2 gene encoding D-aminoacyl-tRNA deacylase 2 isoform X2, whose product is MADSCRMPQARALLQQCLHARLQVRPAEGDAESQWVEVFPFLPHPVNTLLNVKLSEAENGKHVSILDLPGNVLIIPQATLGGRVKGRNMQYHSNSGKEEGLELYSQFVTLCEKELAANSKCAEAGVVVEHGTYGNRQVLKLDTNGPYTHLIEF
- the DTD2 gene encoding D-aminoacyl-tRNA deacylase 2 isoform X1, which encodes MADSCRMPQARALLQQCLHARLQVRPAEGDAESQWVEVQRGLVIYVCFFKGANKELLPKMVNTLLNVKLSEAENGKHVSILDLPGNVLIIPQATLGGRVKGRNMQYHSNSGKEEGLELYSQFVTLCEKELAANSKCAEAGVVVEHGTYGNRQVLKLDTNGPYTHLIEF
- the DTD2 gene encoding D-aminoacyl-tRNA deacylase 2 isoform X3, encoding MSGGIQPCIRLCAPPVQRGLVIYVCFFKGANKELLPKMVNTLLNVKLSEAENGKHVSILDLPGNVLIIPQATLGGRVKGRNMQYHSNSGKEEGLELYSQFVTLCEKELAANSKCAEAGVVVEHGTYGNRQVLKLDTNGPYTHLIEF